The Raphanus sativus cultivar WK10039 unplaced genomic scaffold, ASM80110v3 Scaffold1663, whole genome shotgun sequence DNA window TTTCCCAGTCGCTCTCTCACTTGCTTAGATAAGCTATCTCTCCTCTTCTATCTTTTGTGCGTAATACCTTAGCTTTGTTTCCTCTACCCTTATATGCTCAGTTACCGTCTTGATTCACTCTGCAACTTGCAGTCCAGCTCACAGGATCTCGTAACGGCTTGCACGTGATCTTGTCTACCGCTTGCACAAGTTTACAGCTTCAAACGCAGAGCATATTCCTTTTGGGCTTCATCAAGTAACAACACTTCCTCTGGGCCTCCACAGTCACTTCTGTCTCGGCCCGATCCTCATTACTCAAACCCAACATCAGATATAGTAAACCAGATACGacatatttcattttcttttattttctttttatcttgtgttcttcttctttaataACGGTTGAAATTCTTTTCGGATTCTACCTGAAATTTGGGACGAACCCCCAACTAATTAAGAAAGAATTGTAACTATCCAATTTTTAATTTGGTCCGGTTTGTTTGTTAATTGAACCAACCTTCTTTATAAAcaatcttaatatataaatagatttctCTGGCACCTTAAACAGCCACATCGCCTCTGGAGATGAGGGCATTTTGCGACACGTGTTGCTTCTTAATTGGCCAAGTGAGTGCACGCATCTATATATATGTCACGCGCGTTGCTTGTCTGTCTTTAACAAATTGTATATGTtcgtgtttttgttttgggctTCCAAATGTTGTCGACAATTCAAGCCCATTCCCATGCGAATCCACTACGCCTTCTTTTTTTTAGACACAAACCACTACGCCTTGCTTTTGTCGATCCGTTGCGTTTTGTAGTTTAGGGTTCCTctgtgttcttcttcttccggcgAATTTTTAACCTCCGAGTTTTCGACGTAGCAAAACACTCCCTCTCCTACCAGTAACGCCTCATAACTTCTCTACCTCAGTCATTAATTCCAGTTTTCCCTTCATTCTCCCACTCCTCCTTCATTAAGATTTCAATAAGCCTTTTCGTTTGCTCTGAAACGGCCAAAATCCCCACCTATATTATATCTCACCTTCTTATCATGCAAACTACAACTCGAACCAATCCGAAAACATTCGATTTCCAAGCAACCGATTCCGATGGCTAAGAGATCATTAAGAGATATTCATCAGAGTTAGCCAAAGAAACTGCATTTGCACTTGATTCACTCAGCTATCACTAACATGTAATAGTCGTAGCTTTTCCTTCGCTTTCTCTAATTCTGATTACTGTAACAGCTAGAAAATCCTTTGTACTAGCTGTTGTGGAAAGGATTTGATGGGTACGTATCTGTTTATTTCTTAGTTCATTGACTccgataatttttaaaatcttattcTTTAATTCATGGTTTTGTCTGATCTTTCCTTTGGTTACTGTGAAAAGTGTTTTCGGGCTAAATCTGTTATGGAGTTCTTCCTGATTGTGTGCaagattttttttcagttttggagTCTATTTTATGCTCCAATCTTCATGGCATGCCGTCCTTCGTATCTAATGGTTTTCATGTgaagtttatttcttttgttggAGGTTTCTAGAAAAAACACAGATACATATGTTATCAACTTCACTAATCGTTGAATAGTTATGAAGATCAGTTATGGATCAGTTTGTCATTTCTTGATTTGTTGGTCTGAAAAAGAAAGATAGTGATGTCACGCTTacacaagaaaaagaaagtggAAACAGAGCCGTCTAGGAAGATATTCTCATTGAAGGAGCTCCACTCAGCCATACACATCTGTAACTACGACAACAAACTCGGTGAAGGTTGCTTTGGCCGTGTGTATTGGGGTCAGCTCTCCAATCATTCATATATTCATCTCAACGTTTTTTCTCTTTAACTGAAACTGTTATGTAGAACGTTCTTCTTTAATCTTTGTGAGGTGAAACAATCTGCTGGCCTGTTCCGTATTTTGTTGATCATTTGTGTTCTTTCAGGTTGCAGTCAAGAGACTCAAGGCATGGAGTAACAGAGAAGATATATCTGTTGTTGAACTCGAGATTCTTTCCCGTATtcgaaaaaagaaatttttaagTGTTCGTGGGTACTGTGATGAAGGACAGGAACGTCTTTTTGTCTATGATTACATGCCGAACTTGAGTCATGTCTCAAAGCTTCATGGCCAGTATTCGGGATAGTGGTCTCTAGATTCGATCACTCGGATAAAGATTGCCATAAGATCTGCTCAGGCCCTTGCGTGAGTCTCAAGCTCTAAAACCATTCAAGAATAAGTTTAATTTGTTCTTAGTTTCTGACATTTTAGTCTTTTTGCTCAGATACCTATACCGTCATGCAACGCTGCATATAGTCAAGGGAGATGTCAGAGCTAGAAACGTGTTGCTAGAATTTGAGTGTGACCTCATGTTATGGACTTTGGAATGGCAGACTGATGCCAGATGATGACAAAAAATGGAGCTACTAAATCCAGAAGTAACAATGGGTATATCTCGCCAGAATGTGTTTGCATCAGAGAAAGAATCAGAAGTCGAAGACGTGTACAGTGTTGGTATCTTATTGCTAGAACTGGTTAGTGGTAAGAGACAAGCTGGGAGGCTAAGCGCAACAACAAAGCATGGTATACCGTGTGGGTGTATCCGTTCACTTGCCTCGGATGTGATGATTAACATGTACTGAATATTGTACTAGGAAATTAATAAACCTTTGCTCTCATGGTTTTTTCCTCAAAAAAAGAGCCATGTGCTACTCCGTTTGTCCGCTACTCCGCTGTATGCCACGGTCAAATGTCTCAATATCTTACAGAGTTTATCTTGACAAATAATAAAGTTATACAAATCCAAAATCTTATTTATAATCTTTTTGGCATTAAGTATTCACGTGTATACAATATCAACATTTTCCTACCTCACCCATCACAAAGCATCAACAAATGAATTCAAATCATCCACTATTAATAATTGACAAACTTCTTCAAATTTCCAAAGGCGATGTCATTACCCATCCTGGCCAATCaagaagatttaaaattattgatgacaaaaaaagaagatttaaaattattgtgataacataaaataataacaatgtACATCACTTCATGTGTTCtctttgttatttaattttgtacaCTTTGAACTTATcgaaattttgaataaaagtcgcaatataaaaataaaatcttcaaaTAGATCAAACTTTCtggtatatattaataaaattgtaatataataataaaatcttcaAACTGAGTGGAACATCTCCATCTCAACTCCATAATTTATTCCAAAAATGAAATGCAAAATAAAGTATGAATCAAAGAATAAAAAGTTACTCCATTTTATTGTCACTAACCATTATCAATAGAtcaaaaaacaattgaaatcattaaagaataaaatatacgAACCCGGAGCTAcgcgccggaataccactagtgttatatatttgtttttatatatctcCGCTTTCCCATTACAAATTAAAACAATGTGTACCTAGCTGCCGCCATCATCCTCTTCTGATCACCACTTTCTGTTTGATCTCTTCCTTAATCTCTCATGCCTTCTTCTCTTCCCCTATGGCCCTTCCATGTTAGCcttgtcttttttctttgtgtgGTTTATGACAAAAGTTTGTGTTGTTGATGATAGAACATGGTTGTGCATGTGGTACAAAGAAGAAGACTGATCGTGTATTACCAATTGTGTCTGGCGGAACAAAAAAGGCATCATATATGTTGTTAGTTATGTCGGAAGGATTACTGTTTTGCTAGAGCAGGAACAAAGCAAAGAGGATGAACAAGACATTCCTTGAACCCAAGAGGATTGAAAAGATGTTAATAGTCAAATGTAGCTCACTTCATGAGATCAAGGAAGATACACCATAAGAAGGATGTGACTTTGTTAGAGTTAATTTTGGAGTAAATCAAGGAGACTCAAGTGTGGAGCCGGGAAAATGAGTTCTTCGTAGTGTAAAAGGGTAAGAAGATCGGAGTCTATCATGAAGTGATGAAAGGTGAGTATTTGAAGAATGATGAAGAAATCACTGAAGGACAATAGCAATTAGTGTGGCTTGCACTGAGAGAAGAGGGGGGGCTCGTAGGTTATGGTGGTCGGGATAATGACACATGATGTGAGTCAAGTCCTAAACAAAAGGCATGTCGAGTGGGAGATACCATGTAGATGCAAGATGATGAGTTCGAGAAAGACAAACTCGGGGTTTATGTCTTGACGAAATCATTTTCGTAGATTGCGTCAGACAGTGTTCCATGAAGCATGCAGAGTGGTGGAGACTATGTAGATATAAGATTTGGGGCTAGAATAGAGTAAACATGAGCAGTAAGTTTTGTTTAGGAAAAAAggcaagaaaataatttaaaattatttatattttaaataaaataaataagtgtAATTCCAAGAAAATGAAGTTCTACTTATTAACATGAAAGTTGTCATACGTAATCCTACCCAAAAAAAAGTTGTTCATATGTAATGGATggattctttaaaaaaaaatctttggaCTGGAGTTTTAGAAAAATGGAGCTCAATATAAAATAGTAAGAGGTCCAAAAGAAATCTACAAAACAGTTAAggctgattttgtaaaaaaaagagTGGGAATCTCTTGGAAGTTAGAAGTGTTATTAAGACCATCTTGAAACATAGGTTGACATCAGGCTAAAGTGAGACATGAGCTGATAAGttagaaatattttagtaaCAAGTCTGattgttttagatgatttcTAATATATCAAAAAAGTATTTGCTAATTTTATTATCTTGATTTATCTTCCACCATAATTGTGCTGCATCTTACAATTGCAGTAACTATAGCATTACCATGGATGatcgtttcatattatatgtgGTATAGCTTCTCTGTGTAGCTCTCATTTCTCACAGGAGCTATTGATATGTTTGTATCAATCGGAACTACTACTCTTGTTATACAAGCATCTTAGTTTCTCTCTTATGAGAGACAATGCCTCAACATTTCACGGATCCTCAAATGCAACGAGTCTCAGATGCATTATTCATCAAAAGATTGTCAAGAACAACAAAGTTTCAGGAAAGACCTCGTAAACTCAAGCAAAGAACACATCTAATACCATATGAAAACAAAAGTAGAgccaaaaaaaatatgtttgtttctgAACTTCTTATTGGGCACAGAAGGCATGATGGCATAACACTGAAGAATTTGTTTCCCTTTTTTAAGTGGCCTGAGGATGAGAAGCGATAAAATCAACAGCTTGATCGACGGGACTGGATCTTGTCAGCTTCATTATCAGGGATCTCAAATTTGAATTCTTCCTCCAATGCCATCACAACTTCCACACTGTCCAAACTGTCTAACCCTAGATCGTTATGGAAATGGGCTTTCGGTGTTACCTGCAATAGACAGCATTGGTACAGAGTTAAAGCCTAGTTCTATGTAATATAAGACTAGTTCTATGCAGTTACTTTACTGTTTGCGTTTGAGATGATTACAGTCAGGTAATAAAACGATCATTATTCGACTAAACTACACATCCTGAATGCTCAGACCACAACATTAATCTAATCAGATCCAGTAATCACTAACAAATTCAATTTGATCGCAATACAAAGTAGAATCAAAGGGAAGATAATCACCTTTGAGGGATCGACTCTTTGGAAGTTTTTGACGACGGAGATAACGCGATCTGTGACATCAGATTTGTCTAGAAAAGATCCTCTTACTTCCTCCGAGAAACGACGAAGAAGGACGGCGAAAGGCAGTGCTGCTTCTCTAGCGCCGATTGTTGTGGGGTTTAGTAGTGATGGATTGACGTTGACTCTAAGGTATCGAAGGAGAGCATTTCTCGCCGCCATCGCGCTATGTGTTGCAGAATGAAATGAAAGACAACCCTAGAATTAGAATCTCGTAGGAGATTTCAGATTTGACTTCTTGTTAGATTCTAAACGACATCGTAGGCTATTATGTACTGGGCTTCTTTTGCATCTTTTTTGTTAGGCCCTATCGATACTGGGCTCATgtacttttttaattttcaactgTTTGGTAACGATCAATGTAATAAGGAAAATTTGCCAATATGGAACACCTTACCTTATAGTATTGTCCCCATAGaacaaattcaaatttttatcaCATTTGGACATTAACTATcctttttgtatataaaaattcatataatttttttacaaagcaaaagaatatgaaaaaatagaaaatttgatGTAGACAAGCATGtgcatataagaaaaatatttttttgattcaaaagatgtttgaataataattttaaaaatgagatAAATATGTTAGTAAATCAAATCTACCATCTACAGTGGTTTAGAATATGTAATCTAAAAGATACACAATGTTCTAAAGCCGGT harbors:
- the LOC130504561 gene encoding acyl carrier protein 2, mitochondrial-like, translated to MAARNALLRYLRVNVNPSLLNPTTIGAREAALPFAVLLRRFSEEVRGSFLDKSDVTDRVISVVKNFQRVDPSKVTPKAHFHNDLGLDSLDSVEVVMALEEEFKFEIPDNEADKIQSRRSSC